ACTTTTTTATCTTGAGAAACATACTGATGAAATGTTCAGCGGACTTATTTCCGGCATCAGTGAGGCTGGTTTATTCATCACCCTTGAGCAGATATTAGCAGACGGCTTGTTGCCTTTTCGTAATCTGGATGATTATTATGTTGTCCGGGATGATCGTCTCCATGCCGTTGGTGAGCAAAGTGGGAAAATTTATAGCATCGGAGATCGCCTGCAGGTATGCCTGGCAGCGGTAGACCCGGTGAAATGCCGTCTTGATTTATGCCTTCCTGAAGGCGAACGTGGGAAAAGTAGCAAAAAAACATTTACCGGCCGCAAGAAAGGTCAAACATATCGTCGGAGGAAAATGCGCTGATGAAACCCTGTATTGCTATCATCGGCCGACCTAATGTTGGCAAATCAACTTTTTTTAACCGGCTTGTCCGGAAAAGAAAGGCCATTGTTGCCAATTCTCCCGGGGTAACCCGGGACCGTATTTTTGCGGATGCCGAGTGGAATGGAAAAGAATTTCTCCTGGTTGATACCGGTGGCATGATTTTCGATCAGGAAGCCAATCTGCAGGCTGACATCTCCAGGCAGAGCATGGTGGCGGTTGATGAGGCTGATATCATTATATTCCTCATGGATGGCAAGGATGGGGTTATGGCTGAAGATGAAAACCTGGCACTTTATTTGCGTAAAACCAGGAAAAAGATTTTCTGGGTGGTGAATAAACTTGAGTCTCAGAAGTACCATGATGCCAGCATCGATTTTTATCGTCTGGGAATGGAGAGGTATTATTGCATTTCAACGGCCCATGGACTGGGAATCGGTGAATTGATGGATGATGTTACCGCTAACCTTGCGGTAACGGATGAAGAACTTGACAAAAGCGGGGAACAACAGCTGAGAATAGCGGTGGTCGGGAAGCCCAATGTTGGCAAATCTTCACTACTGAACCGGCTTCTGGGGGAAAAACGGCTGGTGACCAGCAATCAGCCGGGAACAACGATGGACGCTATAGAAGTGCCGCTTACGGTCAACGATCATCATTACCGCTTTATTGATACTGCCGGGTTAAGAAGAAAAGCCAGGGTTCGTGAGCAAATTGAAGGCTATGGGAATGTTGCCACGCTTCGCAGTATAGATTTTGCCCAGATAATTCTGCTGATGGTTGATGCGACGGTGGGAATTACCGACCAGGATATTCGTATTGCTTCACTGGCCCATAAAAAAAGTAAAGCCATAATTTTTGTTTTTAATAAAATTGATTTGCCGGATGCTAAGGATTTTAGCAAAAAAATAATGATGAACCTTCTCAAAGTCCGGCTTCCCTTTATTTATAATCCAAATGCAATGAGAGTTTCAGTAATTGAAAACCGCGGACTTAATAAAATATTTCCGCTGCTGCAAAAACTTGACAAACAGCTCCTTACCAAGGTGACTACCGGAAAATTGAACCGGATGCTCAAAGAGATCACCACCCAACATCAACACCCGCTGATTTATCATCACCCATTGAAATTTTATTATATTACCCAAATTTCCGGTATTCCTCCAGCCTTTGTGATTTTCTGCAATATGGTAACCGGAATAAAGCCATCATATGTCCGCTATCTGAAGAAAAAGATGATGGAATATCTTGCACTTGACGGAATACCTATAAGAATATTTTTTAGAAAAAGATGATTTATTGAGTTTCAATGGTAATAAATGCAGTTTTAGGCAATAAAAATAGTTATTTCCCCTTTTTTTCTTGACAGGATTCAGTAAAATCGATATTAAAATTTTGTTTCTGTAGATAAAATTGCGTTATAGTTCATCTGTAACATTATATTATCATTCCTAACCATATGTAATGATTGATTAATAATTGCATGATGTTTTTCAGGGGGGGGCATGAATAAGTCCGAAATGACCGAGGAACTTGCTGTTCAGGCTAATTTAAACAGTAAGGTTGCCGAAACCATCATTAATCTGGTAATTAATTCCATGAAAGATGCCCTTATTGATAATGACCGGATAGAATTGAGGGGCTTTGGCAGTTTCCATATTGAGCATTATGAATCTTATACCGGGCGTAATCCTAAAACTGGTGATTCGATTGAAGTGCCGCCCAAAAAATTACCTTTCTTCAAAGTCGGCAAAGAATTAAAAGAGAACATCAATAGAAAGTTTTTAAGTGAGAATTCATAGCTATGGTTAAAATATTAGATTTTTTTTCTCATAAAAAAAACTTGCCGAATATTCTGACTTTTTCCCGTATTGCAGTAGTTCCTTTGCTGATATTCCTGCTTTATTTTGATTCACGGATAATAAACTTCTTTACCGCCCTGCTTATTATTGCCGCGGCAGTAACTGATGCTCTTGATGGATATCTGGCGAGAAGGTATGAGCTGGTTACTTCTTTTGGAAAATTGCTGGATCCGGTTGCCGATAAAATTTTGCTGGTTACCACTATGGTGATGCTGGTTTTCCTGGGACGGGCACCGGCATGGATTGTTTGCTTGATACTCTGTCGCGAGATAGCTATCACCGGTTTGCGAGCTATCGTGGCTGAGCATGGAGTCATTATCGATGCAAGTCCTTTGGCCAAATATAAAACAATCTTCCAGATTGTTGCAGTAGTGGCATTAACGATTCACTATCCCCTTTTTGGCATTGACGCCCAGGTGGTAGGAACAATCTTCATCTGGATGGCATTTGGACTGACCTGGTGGACCGGCTATCAATATTTTGATAAGGCCTTACCATATTTTAATGGACCAGAGGAATGAAAATACCGGTGAGTTTTTTCTGTTGACTTTTGGAGAATAATCCTTTAAAAACTTTCGAGAATTTAACGGTCAAGGGCGGGAATAACTCAGTGGTAGAGTGCAACCTTGCCAAGGTTGAAGTCGCGGGTTCGAATCCCGTTTCCCGCTCCAATTCAGGTGGCTGATCAGCATACCATATGCTGATTTTTTTATGGTGGCGCCATCGCCAAGTGGTAAGGCAGAGGTCTGCAAAACCTCCATCCCCGGTTCGAATCCGGGTGGCGCCTCCAACTTTATTCCCCTCCGGATTTTAATATATGTTGCGAACGCCTGGATGGCGGAATTGGTAGACGCAAGGGACTTAAAATCCCTCGGTGTTATACACCGTGCCGGTTCGATTCCGGCTCCAGGCACCAATTTAATTTCAGCTTAAATTTTACCATTTACCTTCCTTACATTGACAATCAGCCTCTGTCCGTGATTACGCATACTTTCGGCGAAGGTGTCGACCAGAGACCGGGTTTCAGCCAGGGATATCCCTGAAGCCTTCACGGTCATAATTCCCCCATCATATTTTCCTTCTGCATAGCCCAGCTTATTATTCCTCAGATTCTGATCCAGAACCCAGATAAAACCTTCCAGCTTTTCCTGCATCCATACATCAGGTTTGCCAACCGCAAACTCTATAATGATATGAGGCATTGGGTGCATACTCTGTTTTTATTATTATCTCTGAAAGTTGAAAAACTACAGGATACTGAAAAATAGCACTATAATTTCACCACTGTCAATAACTAAGCTACATATTACGCACAGCTAACTCCTGGCTGAAAATAATTCAATATATGAAGAATTTTAAGTAATTGTAATGTATCCGGTTAATAAGCAGGTCTCAAGTTTTACAATTATTTGCCGATGCTACAATAATAACCGGCTACATGGATGTAGCGGCATCTTTATGCAGGGAGGCAGACAAAATGAAAATACTTTCATCAACGATAGATTTTTCCGGCACTCATCAATTGCAGATCAGCCATGAACAGTCAGAAAGATTACAGGTCTGGAGTGGAGGAAATGCTGATTTTGAGGTAGACAAACCAGGATTAGTGGACAGGTCGGCAGCTGATGATTCCATTCAGATATCCACCTCTGCAAAAAAACTTTTCAAACAACTGATGAAGTCATACCACCACCATCATCAGCCGAGAACAAAAACCCGAGCAGCTTCCGGCAGTGATGATATTTCTATTGAAATATCACCTGAAGATAAGCAAAAACTCATGATTCTGGAAAAACTGTGGGAACGATTAACCGGGAAAAAGATATCATTGCATATTGTTTCCGGAAAGGGTTTTAAAAAACAGAACCATGATAATGGCATACAAACGGCGGATGGACAGACAGGTGGAGCAGGCCTGGAATATGATTATCATGAAAGTTACCATGAAGAAGAAAAGATGTCATTTAATGCTGATGGAGTTATCAGGACTGCAGACAATCGGGAAATCAACTTTTCTGTTGAGCTGAATATGAGCAGGGAATTTCATCAGAGTCTGGATGTCTCGATAAGAGCTGGAGATGCTAAATTGACCGACCCGCTGGTCATTAATTATGATGGCCATAGTGCTGGTCTCACAGAACAGAAATTTGCTTTCGACCTGGATAGTGATGGGAATGAGGAACAGATTTCCATGTTGCAACCGGGGAGCGGTTTTCTCGCCCTGGATCGCAACAATGATGGAGTTGTCAATAACGGCAGTGAATTGTTTGGTCCCCAGAGTGGCAGTGGGTTTCAGGAGCTTGCTGCTTTTGATGAAGATGGAAATCAATGGATTGATGAAAATGATTCGGTATTCGATCGCTTAAGGATATGGAGTATGGATGAATCAGGTAAATCTTACCTGTTTGCCCTGGGTCAGAAAGATATCGGTGCTATTTATCTTGGTCATCTTGACACCCCTTTCCAGTTGAAAGATAATCAAAACCGATTATTGGGTCAAATCAGTTCCAGTGGTATCTACGTCCAGGAACAAGGTACAGTGGGCACGATACAGCAGATTGACCTGGCAATCTGACTGCCGGCAATTCATTTATCTTCCATTTT
This portion of the Pseudomonadota bacterium genome encodes:
- the der gene encoding ribosome biogenesis GTPase Der, which translates into the protein MKPCIAIIGRPNVGKSTFFNRLVRKRKAIVANSPGVTRDRIFADAEWNGKEFLLVDTGGMIFDQEANLQADISRQSMVAVDEADIIIFLMDGKDGVMAEDENLALYLRKTRKKIFWVVNKLESQKYHDASIDFYRLGMERYYCISTAHGLGIGELMDDVTANLAVTDEELDKSGEQQLRIAVVGKPNVGKSSLLNRLLGEKRLVTSNQPGTTMDAIEVPLTVNDHHYRFIDTAGLRRKARVREQIEGYGNVATLRSIDFAQIILLMVDATVGITDQDIRIASLAHKKSKAIIFVFNKIDLPDAKDFSKKIMMNLLKVRLPFIYNPNAMRVSVIENRGLNKIFPLLQKLDKQLLTKVTTGKLNRMLKEITTQHQHPLIYHHPLKFYYITQISGIPPAFVIFCNMVTGIKPSYVRYLKKKMMEYLALDGIPIRIFFRKR
- a CDS encoding HU family DNA-binding protein; its protein translation is MNKSEMTEELAVQANLNSKVAETIINLVINSMKDALIDNDRIELRGFGSFHIEHYESYTGRNPKTGDSIEVPPKKLPFFKVGKELKENINRKFLSENS
- the pgsA gene encoding CDP-diacylglycerol--glycerol-3-phosphate 3-phosphatidyltransferase, with product MVKILDFFSHKKNLPNILTFSRIAVVPLLIFLLYFDSRIINFFTALLIIAAAVTDALDGYLARRYELVTSFGKLLDPVADKILLVTTMVMLVFLGRAPAWIVCLILCREIAITGLRAIVAEHGVIIDASPLAKYKTIFQIVAVVALTIHYPLFGIDAQVVGTIFIWMAFGLTWWTGYQYFDKALPYFNGPEE